A stretch of DNA from Oryza brachyantha chromosome 4, ObraRS2, whole genome shotgun sequence:
GCTGTTGTATATAGGGGGCAGGTATGCCTCCCCATTCCCATCTTTGTGTGTACTCCATAATTCAACAAATTTCTTGTGGAACAAATTCCATGAATCTTCAACTGTTTTCAGGATCCATTCCTTGTAAGCCTGCAAGATACACATagcaataaaatttagtttatgcCTTGTACACCATGAAAAGAACTTCTACAATCTAGATGTTGCAATTGCAGTGTGCTATATCATGACTTGTCACTTCTGCAGTTGCCATTAAGTAATAGTGAAGATGCCAAATATGCTATGGACACTTGAGAAGGAAGGCAAGTTATTCAATTTATTGTCTGACGAGCACCCTCATCCCTTAGTTACATGTGGCATATATCAACAGTAGCAATTGCTAATTATTTCTGAACATAAAGAAAACTATCTTTCTgacacattaaaaaaacaaaatgacatTTGTGGATGGATCAGGTAAAAATACACTAAAAAATGCTTGTAGTTTACAGAGAAGGGCCTAGAACAGTATTAGCATTTTCATTTTGGCTACATACATACCTTACGATCATTTGCTTGATCAGAGTGTCCATCTTGCGAAAAGTACGCCAAAATCAAGTTCCCCAGGAAGGCCCCAATGTCATAACCCATTGGTCCATAGAAAGCAAACTCTGGATCAATAACTTGAGTAGAATCTGGGGTCACCATGATGGAACCAGTATGGAGATCTCCATGAAGAAGAGCCTGTGCTCTCTCAATAAACCTGAGATTACAAATCACATCCGTCATCTCCTAtgcaaagaaatataaaaacattaatttaagagaaaatctaaaaatgcaATTGATaaacgtctaagtctaagaaatgtcattgacgAGTGCGATTTCTATGAAATGTCATCGTACAAACAACTTTGTTTGAGAAATGCCACTGCCTTTAGGGTTCCGCCTATTTTTGCCactaaatacattgtttatacTATAGCACTTGACGGAGAAATGCtaacggaaccctaacggcgatggtgtttcttagataaattcatttgtacgATGACATTTTGTAGAACTCGAGCTcgtcgatgacatttcttagaattaagtgttgtCAATGGCAtctgttagattttctcttaatGTAATCAGGAGAGCTAATTACATTGATTTCAATTCAGCAATCTCCAACTTAAGCTCAGCATCCTCTCGAACTGCTGCAGCATCATTATCCAGGAAGGGGGATGTGCAGCGGTTGTATTTTGCGAGCATGTATGGGTCTGAGAACACAACTTGTTCTGTGAGCCTGCACATCTCCACATTATCGCAGTACTGAGCAACTGCAAATCACAGAGCATAACATGCCATCAATTTAATTCTCATTTCCCCCCTTTTACAGGCAAACAAAACTTGTAAACAACCAACCTCCTTTCTTATGATCAGTAGTAGAGTTGTAGAGGAGGGAGGTGAAGAAGAGCGTCTTGGCCATGTAATCCGCCATGTGCTCAGCGAGCAGCGGGTACTCGACGCCGGCGATGAGCCCCTTCCGGAGGATGATGTGCGGCGGCTCGATGTAGCGCATCCCGATCAGCGACATGGCCCGGTCGAAATGGTATACCTCGGGTACATGGTCTGGGCACAAGCTGCGGTGCTTCTGCAGCGCGGAGGCCTCGAAGTAGGCGCGCTCCCTCGTCATTGGCCACGAATCCCCCACGCAGCGGATGTACGGCAGCGCCTGGATTGCAGCGTCAACGCCGCCGTCAGCGGAAGAACACAAACAGAAGATAAGATGCGTTGAGGAAGTGAGGATAGGGACCTGCTTGACGACGACGGAGCCGGCATCGGAGAGGACGATGTAGACGAAGTTGAGgttgccgtcgccgacctCCCTGATGGTGAGGGCGTCGAGGCGGCCGCCGAGGCGCTGAGAGAGGGACGGCGTGGCCTTGATGTAGGCCACCAGTGACGTCTCGTCGAGCGGGCGGAagccctgctgctgctgctcctccgccgccgacgccatgGCCCGTGTGCGTGTGGCGGCGGGTTGACCGATGCGAGCGCCGGCGAAGTGGGACCCGAGGAGTGGGGGGATGGGAATAGATGGTGTGCCCAGCCGTTTCTGCGGAGCGGGTTCTCTGAACCTGGACTTGTTTACGGTTCAAGGCCAGGATTCTTCAGTTTGTGATTcaggcttgtttagttcctaaatttttttttcaaaaatatcatattaaatttttagacatctaaataaaatattaaatatagataaatcaaaaaactaattacatagttatggaataaatcgtgagacgaatcttttgagcctaattagcccatgattagccataagtgctacagtaatcaacatgtgctaatgacggattaattaggctcaaaacattcgtctcgtggtttctaggctagctgtgaaattcgttttttcatttgtgtccaaaaacctcttccgacatccagtcaaacatttgacgtgacacttctcccaaaaattttcttaatctaaacatcaccttagtttcaaaaaaaatttccaaaaacatcttatcgaatttttagacacataaataaagcattaaacatagatgaatcaaaaaactaattgcacaattacgTAAGAAATCtttagacgaatcttttgagtctaattagttcatgattagctataagtgctacagtaaccaatacgtgctaatgacggattaattagactcaaaagattcgtctcacagtttctaggctagccgtgaaatttattttttcattcgtgtccgaaaactctttccaacatccgatcaaacttttgacgtgacacttttcccaaaaattttctcaatctaaacaccaccaccTCACATTGTGACTGAGGTATAAATACAGTGGTCTTCTCTCGTAAggatttttagattatttcgTTTTGTGACTGATTTGAGAGTATAAATACACTTGGAAAATGACATATAGTCTTGTCCGTAACTTTAGCCagggtcatcttttcgcttatctaggaaaaaactaaaacgataaatctgtaaataaaaaataatccgtaaataaaacttttttatgtatatgttcttagcgagctaaaagtaaaagctaacaaataaactacgatgaaaaaaatttaaaaaattaacttcaaattttagcttatagacGTAAACAAAAGTAGGAAAGATGATTTGTCAAATCAATGGTGTAGTTTtacttagttatttttttctaccaaATCCGTTGGCTTTCTTATTCTAATTTTGGCATATTAGCTggtgtaaaaaataattttagagttaatgtTTGGGTCTTTATAATTATAACATATTctctatgcatatatattaaaaccatgaataatatacatataaattataaaaggtttacatacaaattattaattttcctttattcatttttctatacttATATGCCGTAGCTCTATAaccatatttaattaataaaattgttaCTCCATCCGTTCTTTATTTAACTAGCTAAATAAACATATGTTGCaacaagttataaaaaatagaaaaatcaagtcttgttgaaaaaaatatgggtaaacttcacaaaactataggtattttgattaaattatcataaaacttATGTATCGTAATACAGACTTAGCTGtgcatttctaaaaatataaatttaatcatatacatttcgtcttattttaacaacattttagttattttgtgatttattttatcattaaaaaccTATTAaaagacttataattttacatattgtacagaatttttaaataagaggaactgtcaaatatatatctaaaagagTCTatggcatcaaataaaaaatcaaaatatatataagcattggCCACTCTTAAACATATTAAAGCACATGTGTTTATAACACGTAGgcaatggatatatatatacatatatatgtatatgtatatacatatatatgtatatgtatatatatatacatatatgtacatatatgtatatgtatatatatatacatatatatatatagtcatatttagcaacaaataattaaaatacccTGTAATCATGGGGAGAACTGTTTATAAttgtatgtgtttttttttataaaatgaaatttaCTGCGGAGCATGATATCTTAGAGGATCACAGTGcacattttttattatccCTTCTACGAACTCTGCAAGTTGATAAGGTAGCAACTGGCCGATTACTGAAACTCATTTGGTACCTATGTTCCACTCTGTTCTTTTCAACAACAGGAAGAATGTCTCGACTTGTCTTTGGCCCCATACTTGGGTGATTTAAACATGTCGCCATCAATGATAGTATTAATTTCTTGGGTTAGATACTTGTTATCTGGAGTATTAATAATAGTTTCCAACACTCAACGGCGTGGAAATTAGTGACTCATCTAGAGGAAGCAGCATGAAAGTGACGGACCTCCCAATTGAACCGCATGAAACTAGCTTACCACTAAAAAGTTGAAATCCTAAGTACCAATCtggatttttgatttttaagtgCTTAATTTCATCgtctatataattaaatatgtagtaactatcataaaaatcaaataatcttttcaTCTTTCAGCCATAAATAAAAGGCAGATTAAGCACCatctaagattttttttgatattttaagtaattaattttattatttatataattaaatagccattaaaaaactagatagGCTTTTCATCCTTCGGCCCCGAAGGAAAGGCAGATTATAAGCACGGTCTAAAATTCAGAATTTGACGGAATTCAGGTTGGCTTATGGGCttccgggcccacatgtcactaCCCGATCATTCGCTCCGTCTCCGAACTGATGAATCCATCCCTGATCCGGGAAGGGCAGGGATCCCATCTCGTCTCCtcggcgcctccgcctcgtGAGCTCCACTCGCCTACTCTACCCACCCCACTCCTCTccatctccgcctccgcggcggccgcgaacCCTAACCCCTCCGCCCGCGGCGATCCCGATGGCCACCTCCCGCCGATCTCTCCACgccctcctcggcggcggcgcaggtacgcacgcacgcgcagGTACGACGAGGATTTCCTTCGATCCCTTCTGACTCGTCCTCGCTGCCCCCGCTCCAGTCGCGGACGTGCTgctgtggcggcggaggaacgTCTCCGCGGCGGCTGTGGCGGGCGCCACGGCGGTGTGGTTCCTCTTCGAGCGCGCGGGCTACAGCTTGCCGTCGGTCATGTCCAACGccctgctcctcctcgtcgccatcCTCTTCTTCTGGGCCAAGTCCGCCTCGCTGCTCAACAGGTGGGTCGCCCTGATACTCTGGCTCTAGAGCAGCGCGCGTCCTGGTTTGCTTTAGTTGTAAACGCTGTGCTCGCTGCAATGTCTGGCGTTCTGCTGATTgctgaataatattttttccctcAACCGTGTGGATGATGTATCTGCTTTGCTTGGAGGGGCTGGCTGTTCCATTTGCTGGAATAAATTGCTTAGTATTTTTGAGTCACCAGTTCTAGTAAAACTAAAATTCGGTCGGGAGCAGTTTGGAATTGGAGACAGTCCGTTATTAATCATGATGTTCGAGAGTGTTGTGAGGCTCGATCTCTTTGTAGCCAGGGATCCCCTAACATATCCTCTTTTTTTGCTTAAAACATGCTTACTTCATTTTATTGCATAGCATATTCATCTACGTTATCTATTCTCTACCAAGTAAAGAGATGGCTTTACTTTAAAGCTAAGTTGTGATAGTGCTTGATAAGTTTACTCAGCTAGCACATGCTATTTACTCTGTAGACTGTTACTGTTCCACATGATCTCTTCTGCTAGCAACCCATAAGCCTGTAATTTGGCCACATGCTCCGTCATCGTGTCATTGTGATCCATAAACAGCCTCAGGTACTTATTGCTATTGGTTATTAACTCATGGCTGAATTTGTGTGGCACAGTGgaaattaattatacactaTAGCTTTTATGCATCCTATCTGACTTTATTGTTGCCTTATAAACGATTTGCATTCATGCAATGCTATACAAGTTGTCCTTTTGGATTATGGTTGTTTTGTGTGTTCAATTGCAATTGTTGCTGGACTCCCATTGTCTATGTTGTCTATTCAAGGTTGATACATTGAATAAGTTGTGAGTTTTGCAGGCCTCTTCCGCCACTCCCTAAACTAGAGGTTTCAGATGTAGTAGTTGAGAAAGCTGCAGATAAGGCTCTTGTATGGATCAACAGGGTGTTAGCTGTTGGCCATGATATTGCCATCAAGAGAGATAGGAATGTTTTTATAaaggtctctctctctctctcactcacaCACACAGAGATCTGTGTGCGCACAACTATGTGTCTATAACTGCCTTAGCATGCTTTCTTATTTCCCTATTCTATTTGATTATGTAGGTTATATTGGTTTTATGGGTGGTTTCATACGTTGGGATGCTCTTCAACTTCCTTACGCTCATTTACATTGGTGAGTTCTAGTGAATTTGTTTAACTTCCTGGACAGTGTTTGGAATTTTGGATCCGCCATTATATTATAGCTCATATATATTAAGGTTGTGTCATTTTGCCTCTCTTGTAGGTGTAATGTTTTCTCTGTTAGTTCCACCATTGTATGAGAATTACCAGGATCATGTTGATGAAAAGATTGGTATGGCACACAGTGTACTGTCAAGGCACTTAGATACCATCATTAGCAAGACTGGACAATCAACCAAGCAAAAGAAGACTGAGTAGCAGGTGAGTTAGAAACATTAGTTGAATACTTTTACCCATTCATGGTATACTATAAATCCAACAATCCAATCCAATAGCATTTGTGTCTGACATATTTAGTGTACTAAACATTTTGTTAGCATGATATTGTGTTAACATTTTGTGCCTCTTGAATTCTTGAGTTTATTTAATATCGCAAAAGTTCAAGAAACATAGAAGAGGATATAAACAAGCTTTACCATTGATTCAATGGTTCTtggtaactttttttttttttggagaaattggTTCTTGACTTCTTGGTAACTATAAAAGCTTCCACTATGACCTAAGGACAAGAAACGGGAGACAAATTCTCATTGAATAGATGAATAGGCTTACTTGGTTCTGTTGTGTTTTGGGGCAAAAATACCGCTTAGAAACACGAGGTGACAATGATTCTTCTCGTAAAAAGAGAAACACATCAACCAGGGTGGCATTCAAAGTTTCAAACCACTCTGAATACAAGTCATTCCTatcagaagttttttttttttgagttgaactgttaatttttttacacatgCTAGTTCTCCTAATTATAATCATTTTTGGTCTTGTCAGGAACCCCTTTGGCCGTATGGTGTTGTCAGTCGCGAGTCTTATCAGATACTCTCCGTGCCTGTGATTCTGTTAACCACCACTAAAAATATTCTTGGATATTTGACTGCTGATGTGGGTTTGCATGCAAACTGTTCAGTTTGAGAAACGGAACgctttgtatattttttcgaGGAACATGAAAGATGCTGAGTTTATCATGGACATATATCCTGTGGATAATGATATATACCTTCCTGAAACCATTTTCTGCAGCGGTATATGCAAATTTATTGTCTGCTTAAATGCTTGTGAACTAAGAGAGTGATCGGTTGGCTTTTTagggaaaaagccaaatgatatatttgcaaacgaaaaatagttgGTGACTAAAAcctttatatgtgtatttttcacgatataaaaataaaggctgaaaataaactacgatgaaaaaactctaaaatcaagattgaaaatttaaatttgacctATAATCATGAGCAAATGAGGCTGTAAAACATATGATTTTAGTGCTCTTGATTCTATCAGTTAAATCGTCTCGAAAGAAGCTTTAGCAGAGCGGTGGGGAATTCTATAGTAAGGTATACATTACTGATTGTCTTTAGAAGTCAGTACTCAGGCGTTGTGCAAATTTGGGGAAGGATCTAGCGTACAAATATAGGCGTATCATGCGTATGTTTTCTTAGACGAGAGTATCATACATGGTTGGATTCTATGCAGTTTActttggaaaataatttatgcacGAGCCAGCCTCAGCAACATTTTATGATCAACTAACCAATAAATTACCTCCTCGATTGATCAAACTTCTCCTCGATTGATCAAACTTCAGTGCGTCGGCTTCAGGCTTTTAGATTTTGAGAAGCAgttgcttggtagccagcttctgagaatctaaaaaagctcctaaacaTAGCTTCTCTAGCTTCTGAATTCTTAGTCCATTTTCCAGAATATGTAACTACAGCTTCTGATCTCAGAAGCTATAAACCGTTTGGGACAGTTTCTGGCAGATGCAGCTGGGAGAAAATCTCCTAAACAAGCCCTGTGAACCGTTTGGGGCAGTTTCAGATGCAGCTGGAAAaaactcccccaaacaggccctgaGGTATATCCGAAAGGGGACGCCTATTGGCAACTAAATGTGTGAGCACTATGACACCACACTACAGTGCAATTGGGCAAAACCGTGATGGCACTTGGGCAGGTATCCAAATTGTAGGGTCACTGCACCTCACTGGGTCAAGCAGATAAGTGCTCCATCTTCCAACATTCTTTTTCTATACTCCGCACTTCTACCGTACACATATCTGCACACTCatttattagagcaagttcaataatatagccaactactggcttcaatttatctataatcaatcttatagctaatttatacaatagttacctacaaaacatcaatatatggtcctACATGTCATTCACACGTTTTGTTTTGGAGTCCACGTGCAGCTGGCtctaaattagtagtccacctctctcctctctcccctcttatctctttaaaatatgcttatagctgacttatagcttgctattgtacctgctcttagagcaagtttaataataaagccaacttactagctataagcttatattacagtcaacacatataatagattgactgtaaggttggctataatttttatctcttatctctttctcttacctttgcatttaattcatttttcttgaAGTTGGTGTATAGCTGACTCTTACATGAGAATCAACCTTACTTTTTTTCCATTACCTCTTTATTCCACATCAGCTTATAGTCaacttatagcctactattatacttgctcttaggcaTTAATCAGGCAAACAGGAGCCACCTTTTCTGGACTGCCATTATGAATCAGGAGTATCAGACGGCACATATGGACTTATTATATCCAGGTTTAGCAAAACCGATCAGTTTTCACGAGAACCACCCGGTTAAACCAATGGTTGCTAGTTTGTAGAAACCAATCGGTATTAGCCTATTTACTTACATAGTTGACTGAAACTTGCTGGATTTTACTGGTTTCGGGGATGATTGAAAAAgacgacatatttacagaCGAAAAAAAATGGGAATAAAACGGTAACCGCTGCTTATATCAACAGATACACAGAACTAGTAAAACATGAGGACACATATGGCTCCCAGCCTGAGCATATCTTTGAGTCATGCTTACACCATGTCTGTCCTAGTGTCATGCTTACACCATGTTCAGCAAATGCTAGTAATATGCTATGAACATATCTTTGTTCTGGCCCAGAAGATGAATGATCATGTTCCACTTCCTACATACAAGTACCCATTATTAGTGCCCCAATCATATGCTACCGGTATGTGCTACAGAGCACTGAACTGAGCCACTGACAAGTGCGAAAATGATCCATGGTCGTGAGGCAGGCAGTCTCTGCTCTGCCCTCCTGCCGAGGAAAGCCGAGCTGGATGCGATGGTGGAAGGAATGGTGGTGGTGCCATGGTGGAATGGTGCACTCTGCACGAGTGCTGTGCACGGCGGCGCTGCCCGCCCGagagctgctgcttcttcttcttcacttCTCCTACCGCCGATGAGGAGTTTGAGGACGACGGGTTAACCGCCAACCCCACCATCGCCTCCGTCtcttcccgcgcgcgcgcggcgcgcccCGCACAAAAAAACTTCTCCATTTCCCACCTCTTTTTCGCCGATAAAGCAGGGCGAGCTCGGCGTGCTCCACTACTTGTGCTCCATTCCATGTCAATGGAGCTCGTGgacccatctcctcctcctccttcttaaGCTCGTGTCACTCGGTGATCGATCCACTGTCATTCCCAGTGACGTGCGCCTATGGCGGCTTCGGGCAACGCGCGGCTTCTTGCATTCGCGCtcgtgctcgccgtcgccgtgctgcTGCGTCTGCGTGGCGTGGTGTGTGAGTCCAACCACACGCACTTCGCCATGGTCtcgcgtggcggcggcaatGCGCCGAAGGGATCGGGGcgcgtgccggcggcggcgccgccgccgctggataCGTGCGGGTGCGggccgtcgccgttgccgtcgGAGTTCTTGAACCGCAAGCTGGCGGCGCTGTACCCGGTGATCCAGGCGTTCAAGAAGACGATCACCTGCGACCCGCGCGGCGTGACGGCGTCGTGGGTGGGTCCCAACCTCTGCGACAGCCACTTCGGCGGCATGGCGTACAAGGGCTTCTACTGCGACTACCCGCCGGTGACGGGGGCGCCGCAGGACAACACGACGCTCACCGTCGCGTCCATCGACTTCAATGGCTTCGGCCTGTGCGCGCCAAGCATCGCCGGCTTCGTCGACGCGTTCCCGGACCTCGCGCTCTTCCACGCGAACTCCAACAACCTCTCCGGCGAGGTGCCCGACCTCACCGGCCTCCCCTACTTCTACGAGCTCGACCTCTCGAACAACAACTTCTCCGGCGCGTTCCCGGCCAACGTCGTCCCGCTCGGcggcctcctcttcctcgacCTCCGCTTCAACCGCTTCGTCGGCACGGTGCCGCCGCCCATCTTCGACCTCTCCGTCGTGGCGCTCTTCCTCAACAACAACGGCTTCTACGGCCAGATCCCGGACAACTTCGGGAGCACCACGGCGGAGTACCTGGTGGTGGCCAACAACCAGTTCACCGGCCCGATCCCGAGATCCATCTACAACACGTCGGCGAACCTCTCGGAGGTGCTCTTCCTCAACAACAAGCTGTCGGGGTGCCTGCCGTACGAGATCGGGCTGGTGGAGGGGCTCACCGTGTtcgacgccggcggcaacGACATCACCGGCCCGATCCCGCTCTCGTTCGGCTGCCTGGGCAAAGTCGAGGAGCTCAACCTCGCCGGGAACCAGCTGTACGGCCACATCCCCGACGTGCTCTGCATTCTGGCCAAGACCGGCAAGCTGCAGAACCTGTCGCTCTCGGACAACTACTTCCACTCCGTCGGCCACCATTGCCTCGAGCTCGCCCGCAGCCGGGTGCTCGACGTGCGCCTCAACTGCATCCTCAACTTCCCCAACCAGCGGCCGGCGCTCGAGTGCGCCCGCTTCTACGCCGACCCGCCGCAGCACTGCCCCTTCGTGCCGCACATCCCCTGCGACCTGCCGGGGTTCAGGCcgccggtggccgccgcgctgccgtcgGCTGTGgctcacggcggcggtggcaacTGAGCTGTCGGTCGATCACCAACTTTGTCAGCGTTTTGTTCGTTCTGATTGCATGATTTCCGACGTCCAACGTTGTAAACTTTATGGGGTCAATAAACGGCCTAACCAATTTGTGCCGTTAACACTCAACCCTCAGCTTGATGCACTGCTGACAACAGTCTGATATCACATCGTATTGAAAGGGATGCAAAAACATTCTTGCAATAAACTCACAGGAATCATTGCATTGATGACAACAGTCTGATATTACATCTCATTAAAAGGGGATGCAAAAACATTCTTGCAATTAAAGCTCACACGACTCATAGGggcatatatttgcaaacaaaaattaatttgtaaataaaaattttatatagatatttttagcgatctaggAGCCGAGACTTCGGTAGAAATATtcaaaaccaactctaaatttaagatttaaaatttaaattttaacttataagcataaaaaaaacgaaaagatg
This window harbors:
- the LOC102708989 gene encoding methylthioribose kinase 1; translated protein: MASAAEEQQQQGFRPLDETSLVAYIKATPSLSQRLGGRLDALTIREVGDGNLNFVYIVLSDAGSVVVKQALPYIRCVGDSWPMTRERAYFEASALQKHRSLCPDHVPEVYHFDRAMSLIGMRYIEPPHIILRKGLIAGVEYPLLAEHMADYMAKTLFFTSLLYNSTTDHKKGVAQYCDNVEMCRLTEQVVFSDPYMLAKYNRCTSPFLDNDAAAVREDAELKLEIAELKSMFIERAQALLHGDLHTGSIMVTPDSTQVIDPEFAFYGPMGYDIGAFLGNLILAYFSQDGHSDQANDRKAYKEWILKTVEDSWNLFHKKFVELWSTHKDGNGEAYLPPIYNSPELLSLAQKKYMTSLFHDSLGFGAAKMIRRIVGIAHVEDFESIEDSSKRASCERRALNCAKAILKGRRQFESIEQVIVHVQTFVRD
- the LOC102699780 gene encoding uncharacterized protein At4g06744, which translates into the protein MVSRGGGNAPKGSGRVPAAAPPPLDTCGCGPSPLPSEFLNRKLAALYPVIQAFKKTITCDPRGVTASWVGPNLCDSHFGGMAYKGFYCDYPPVTGAPQDNTTLTVASIDFNGFGLCAPSIAGFVDAFPDLALFHANSNNLSGEVPDLTGLPYFYELDLSNNNFSGAFPANVVPLGGLLFLDLRFNRFVGTVPPPIFDLSVVALFLNNNGFYGQIPDNFGSTTAEYLVVANNQFTGPIPRSIYNTSANLSEVLFLNNKLSGCLPYEIGLVEGLTVFDAGGNDITGPIPLSFGCLGKVEELNLAGNQLYGHIPDVLCILAKTGKLQNLSLSDNYFHSVGHHCLELARSRVLDVRLNCILNFPNQRPALECARFYADPPQHCPFVPHIPCDLPGFRPPVAAALPSAVAHGGGGN
- the LOC102709271 gene encoding reticulon-like protein B11 is translated as MATSRRSLHALLGGGAVADVLLWRRRNVSAAAVAGATAVWFLFERAGYSLPSVMSNALLLLVAILFFWAKSASLLNRPLPPLPKLEVSDVVVEKAADKALVWINRVLAVGHDIAIKRDRNVFIKVILVLWVVSYVGMLFNFLTLIYIGVMFSLLVPPLYENYQDHVDEKIGMAHSVLSRHLDTIISKTGQSTKQKKTE